Genomic window (bacterium):
TCTCAAAAGGTGTGTCTCCAGGCCACCAGTGGCGTGGTCCAAAAGCCTTAAAAAGCCGCTCATAAATCCAATTAAGAACTTGCTCTTTTTGACTACCTTGTTTTTTATTAATTGACATTTTTACCCCCTTTTTTTTACATACACCCTTTTTGATAATTCGTAACCGTTGAGGTGGTAATTTACCGCAGAGACGCAGAGGACACACCCCTAACCCCTCTCAAGAGGGGACAGAGAAGACATAGAAATAAATCAGATAACAGAAAAGAGAGTAGAAAGTAGAGAGTAGAAAAGCACAAGGTTTTCTGACTACTAACTATTGACTACTGATTTAATGTTGCTGGACTCAAGAGTTTGCTCTGATGAAAATCAGGGATGTTAAGCGTCTCGTCCATAGATTTTCCCCTCTTAAGAGGGGTTAAGGGTGTGTTTTTCTCTGCGTCTCTGCGGTGAACGGTTACAGAAGTTCAAATAAGTAAGTAAAATTTAGTAGCAGATAGGTTATAATTAAAAGGTTATGATTTTTTATTTTTTCTCGTCTGGATGAATGTCTCTATGAGGTTTGGGTCATGTTGATACCCGGCATTTTTAACTAATTCATCTATTGCCTGTTCTTCACTCATTGCCTCACGATATGCCCTTTTAGAGGTCATTGCATCAAATGCATCCGCAACTGCAATTATCCTTGCCATTAATGGGATTTCCTCTCCCTGTAATCCATCAGGATAGCCTTTACCATCATATCTTTCATGATGGTGTTTAATTCCCGGAATAATCTTTACCATATCTTCTTTTGGAATAAGTAACCGTGCTTCTCTAACTGCGGCTAATGTTCTTTTCATATCTTCAGCTGGTTGAAGGATTTTAACTCCCTTTAGCGGATGTTCCTTCATTATTCTCCATTCTTCATCATTTAATTTGCCAGGTTTATCTAAGATAGCTTCTGAGATACCAATTTTTCCCACATCATGTAATCTGGCAGTTAATTCCAGAATATTTTTATCCTTTTCAGACATCTTTAATGCCCGAGCAATATCCAGTGAAAATTCAGTCACTCGTTGCGAATGACCTTCTGTATAAGCATCTTTCTCGTCAATAGCTGATGAAAGAGAACTTACGGTGGTGATAAACAGATCTTGAAGTTGACAAAAAAGACGGGCATTTTGAATAGTAGAGGTGACTAAAGTTGCTAAAGCAAAAAGAAGTTTGGCATCCGGGGTAAAAAAAGGTTCACCTGAAATCTTATCGCCTAAAACTATCACTCCAATTGGCTCATCCTTATATTTTAGTGGCACACATAAAAGATTATTAATTCCTAAAATATGTTCATGAATATTTTTAGAAGATTGGATATTACTATGGATAATATATCTTCCCTCTCTTATTGCCTGGCCCGAAACACCTTCTTCAGCAATAAATTCAGTTTTAAACCTGTTTAATTTCTCTGGTGAGAAACCTATCTCGGCTCGGATTTTTAGTTTATAGTCTTCTTCATCAAATAACATTAAATAGCCATATTTAGTTTCTAAAACATTCATCGCTTTAATCAGAATTTCTACAGGTAACCTATCGACATTGAGCATTGTTCCAAGACTATTGGTAACATCATATAATAGAGATAATTCTTCATAAGCCGTGGATAATGCTTCGGTAACATTATCTAATTCCTTTTCTAATTCTTTAATTCTTGAAATGAGTTTTTCATCTTTAGTCATTTTCTCTCCATTTTTTCTTTCATTAAGAATCCAGGGATGAAATTAGAAATTAGTGGTTAGATTTTTGCAGTCCTATTCCTTTTCCTCATGCCCATAATTTGAATAATATATCTTTTCCCGGCTATCTAAGTCATTACAATTAACTCTGATTTCGCCAGTAGTTGAACTGTATATCCAACCGCCGATATTACTATCCGCTATATTTTGAGGGGTCATCAGTTCTTTTTGTGTATCAATAACCGTAACCGCGTTAGAATTGGGATTAGCACCACTGGGGGGATGAGACCTTAATCTCGCTTTTGGGATTTCTTGCATATAATTTGGGGTAAAAGCAGGCACATCTTGCCCCCCAATATTATGCGGAGTATTATCAAGGCTTTGGGGGAAAATTCCCGGATTGGTACTATAATAGTTATTAATTGCTACCCGTAGATTAGCCAGATGGTCTTTTGTTTTTGCCTCCCTTGACCGTGTCAGAACTTGAGGTACTCTTGCCACGATAATTAACAGTAAAATGGCTAAGATGAGCACCACTACCATTAACTCCACTAAAGTAAATCCCTTTTTGTTTTTTAACATTTTTTTTAACATTTTTTTCCCTCCATTATTTTTTTGAATTTCTTATAATATACCATAATTTTGATAAAAAGTCAAGATAAATTTACACAAATGGCAAAATTTATTTTATTTGTGCAATTCATGGTATATTTTTTGGTGCCGGAAGCGGGATTTGAACCCGCACACCCATTCGGGCACATGGCCCTCAACCATGCGTGTCTACCATATTCCACCATCCCGGCAATATCAAGAGAGTAAACAATGGTCAGTAGTAAAGTGTCCACTGTTCAGTTTGGACGCTTCACTAATAATAAATATATATCTCCAAATCAGGTCTTGTATCTCGATGGAGTTGGCGGAAATCACGGTCAAAATTTATTTCACTCGTATAGCTCA
Coding sequences:
- a CDS encoding prepilin-type N-terminal cleavage/methylation domain-containing protein, encoding MLKKMLKNKKGFTLVELMVVVLILAILLLIIVARVPQVLTRSREAKTKDHLANLRVAINNYYSTNPGIFPQSLDNTPHNIGGQDVPAFTPNYMQEIPKARLRSHPPSGANPNSNAVTVIDTQKELMTPQNIADSNIGGWIYSSTTGEIRVNCNDLDSREKIYYSNYGHEEKE
- a CDS encoding HD domain-containing phosphohydrolase, with the translated sequence MTKDEKLISRIKELEKELDNVTEALSTAYEELSLLYDVTNSLGTMLNVDRLPVEILIKAMNVLETKYGYLMLFDEEDYKLKIRAEIGFSPEKLNRFKTEFIAEEGVSGQAIREGRYIIHSNIQSSKNIHEHILGINNLLCVPLKYKDEPIGVIVLGDKISGEPFFTPDAKLLFALATLVTSTIQNARLFCQLQDLFITTVSSLSSAIDEKDAYTEGHSQRVTEFSLDIARALKMSEKDKNILELTARLHDVGKIGISEAILDKPGKLNDEEWRIMKEHPLKGVKILQPAEDMKRTLAAVREARLLIPKEDMVKIIPGIKHHHERYDGKGYPDGLQGEEIPLMARIIAVADAFDAMTSKRAYREAMSEEQAIDELVKNAGYQHDPNLIETFIQTRKNKKS